CTCGACGGTGCCGGGAAGGGGAGCATCGCGACCGGCATCGGGTTTTTCGACCACATGCTCAACCAGATTGCCCGCCACGGCCTGATCGACATCACCGTGAAGGGAAAGGGCGATCTGGAAGTGGACGCCCATCACACGGCCGAGGACGTGGGGATTCTCCTCGGTCAGGCGATCGCGAAGGCGCTCGGGGACCGCGCGGGCATCCACCGGTTCGCGGACGTGCGCCTGCCGATGATGGATGCGCTGGCCCACGTGGTCATCGACGCGGGGGGGCGGGGGAACCTCGTCTACAGCGCCCGCTACCCCGAGGCCCGGGTCGGCGCGCTCGACGCCGCGCTCGTTCGGGAGTTCTTCTGGTCGGTGGCCACCCACGCGGGCATCGATCTGCACATCGAAGTGTGTTACGGGGAGAACACCCACCACATGGTGGAGGCCGTTTTCAAGGCCTTCGCCCGTGCGATGCGCGATGCGGTGGCCCTCGATCCGCGCGAACCGGGCGTGCCGAGCACGAAGGGCGTTTTGTAGGC
Above is a window of bacterium DNA encoding:
- the hisB gene encoding imidazoleglycerol-phosphate dehydratase HisB, with protein sequence MGPEARGGEFLSARKAGGGRRAEVRRQTSETDFTVSIDLDGAGKGSIATGIGFFDHMLNQIARHGLIDITVKGKGDLEVDAHHTAEDVGILLGQAIAKALGDRAGIHRFADVRLPMMDALAHVVIDAGGRGNLVYSARYPEARVGALDAALVREFFWSVATHAGIDLHIEVCYGENTHHMVEAVFKAFARAMRDAVALDPREPGVPSTKGVL